A single window of Gossypium arboreum isolate Shixiya-1 chromosome 13, ASM2569848v2, whole genome shotgun sequence DNA harbors:
- the LOC108464178 gene encoding sec-independent protein translocase protein TATA, chloroplastic — MEITSITLSLARPPVAPSLPFSSSQSNFFSTGSTISLFNKAKSHTKSVSFVVGRPRRGTTAEPAKKGLTCNALFGLGVPELVVIAGVAALLFGPKKLPEVGKSIGKTVKSFQQAAKEFETELKKEPESMTEQPKENTTAVSEEKKPDLEVSSSKESV, encoded by the exons ATGGAAATTACTTCTATAACTCTCTCTCTTGCAAGACCCCCAGTTGCACCTTCACTTCCTTTTTCTTCCTCTCAATCCAATTTTTTTAGTACCGGTAGCACCATTTCTTTGTTTAACAAAGCAAAATCTCACACCAAATCTGTTTCATTTGTTGTTGGTCGACCAAGGAGGGGGACAACAGCCGAGCCTGCTAAAAAGGGTCTTACTTGCAATGCTTTGTTTGGTCTTGGTGTGCCTGAACTTGTTGTTATTGCTGGAGTGGCTGCTCTTCTGTTTGGACCAAAGAAGTTGCCTGAAGTTGGGAAGAGTATTGGGAAAACTGTCAAGAGTTTTCAACAG GCTGCGAAGGAGTTCGAGACTGAACTGAAAAAGGAGCCTGAGTCAATGACAGAGCAACCGAAGGAGAATACCACTGCTGTTAGTGAAGAGAAGAAACCAGATCTTGAGGTCTCTAGCTCAAAGGAAAGTGTATGA
- the LOC108464177 gene encoding auxin-induced protein 22B-like yields the protein MAFEKDLNLDATELRLGLPGSSDESAKNQTPATLRSNNKRALPEESMSSNATASKNCDQETAPLPKAQVVGWPPIRSYRKNNLQPKKSEGEISGIYVKVSMDGAPYLRKIDLKVFKGYPELLKALEEMFKFKAGEYSEREGYNGSEFVPTYEDKDGDWMLVGDVPWEMFTNSCKKLRIMKGSEARGLGCV from the exons ATGGCATTTGAGAAAGATCTCAACCTTGATGCCACCGAGCTCCGACTAGGCTTACCAGGATCCTCCGACGAGTCAGCTAAGAACCAAACGCCAGCAACTCTTCGGAGCAACAACAAAAGAGCCTTGCCTGAAGAATCTATGTCTAGTAATGCCACAGCTTCCAAAAACTGTGACCAAGAAACTGCTCCACTCCCCAA GGCACAAGTGGTAGGGTGGCCACCGATCAGATCTTACAGAAAAAACAACTTGCAACCTAAGAAAAGTGAGGGTGAAATTAGTGGGATATATGTGAAAGTGAGCATGGACGGGGCTCCTTATCTTAGAAAGATAGATTTGAAGGTGTTTAAAGGGTACCCAGAATTGCTTAAGGCCTTGGAAGAGATGTTCAAGTTCAAAGCTGGTGAATATTCAGAGAGGGAAGGATATAATGGATCAGAATTTGTGCCCACTTATGAAGATAAAGATGGTGATTGGATGTTGGTCGGAGATGTACCATGGGA GATGTTCACGAATTCTTGCAAAAAGCTGAGGATCATGAAAGGATCAGAAGCAAGAGGCTTGGGTTGTGTTTGA
- the LOC108461499 gene encoding auxin-responsive protein IAA16, producing the protein MTSIMGTEDDKYSTINFEETELRLGLPGANGNEGETTKNIGKRGFSETVNLKLNLSSKETVAEDSDKMKEKSSTDPAKPPAKAQVVGWPPVRSFRKNIMAVQKASSEEEGGSKKAGNSAAATTTTTAAAFVKVSMDGAPYLRKVDLKLYKSYQQLSDALSKMFSSFTIGNCGSHGMKDFMNESKLIDLLNGSEYVPTYEDRDGDWMLVGDVPWEMFVDSCKRLRIMKGSEAIGLAPRAVEKCKNRS; encoded by the exons ATGACTAGCATTATGGGCACGGAGGATGATAAGTATAGCACGATTAACTTCGAAGAGACGGAGTTGCGTTTAGGGTTGCCCGGCGCCAATGGAAACGAAGGTGAAACTACCAAAAACATCGGAAAACGAGGCTTCTCGGAGACCGTTAATTTGAAGCTTAACCTTTCATCAAAGGAGACTGTAGCCGAGGATTCCGATAAGATGAAGGAGAAGAGCTCAACTGACCCTGCAAAGCCACCTGCCAA GGCACAAGTGGTGGGATGGCCACCAGTCAGGTCATTCCGGAAGAACATAATGGCCGTCCAAAAAGCCAGTTCCGAGGAGGAAGGTGGCAGCAAGAAGGCCGGAAACAGTGCAGCCGCCACTACTACCACCACAGCTGCGGCGTTTGTTAAGGTCAGCATGGACGGTGCACCTTATCTACGCAAAGTGGACTTGAAACTATACAAGAGTTACCAACAACTCTCTGATGCCTTAAGCAAAATGTTCAGCTCCTTCACTATTG GTAACTGTGGGTCACATGGAATGAAAGATTTCATGAACGAGAGCAAATTGATAGACCTTTTGAATGGTTCTGAGTATGTTCCTACTTATGAAGACAGAGATGGAGATTGGATGCTTGTTGGTGATGTTCCATGGGA GATGTTCGTTGATTCATGCAAACGCTTACGAATTATGAAAGGATCTGAGGCAATTGGACTTG CACCAAGAGCAGTAGAGAAGTGCAAGAACAGAAGCTAA
- the LOC108463600 gene encoding pathogenesis-related protein PR-4-like yields the protein MEKMRVCIVVLACLVVSAAAQSGTNVRASYHEYNPQNINWDLNAASVYCATWDANRPLEWRRRYGWTAFCAPGGPQGQAACGRCLRVTNTGTGNQATVRIVDQCQNNGLDLDVNVFRQLDSNGVGSANGYLTVNYEFVNCGD from the exons atggaGAAAATGAGGGTATGCATAGTGGTGTTAGCATGCTTGGTGGTATCGGCGGCAGCCCAAAGTGGTACGAACGTGAGAGCTAGTTATCATGAGTATAATCCACAGAATATAAACTGGGACTTGAATGCTGCAAGTGTTTACTGCGCCACATGGGATGCCAATAGGCCTTTGGAATGGCGTCGCAGATATGGTTGGACTGCCTTTTGTGCACCAGGTGGTCCTCAAGGTCAAGCTGCTTGTGGCCGATGCTTAAGA GTGACCAACACCGGCACCGGAAATCAAGCAACAGTGAGAATCGTGGATCAATGCCAAAACAATGGGCTAGATTTGGATGTTAATGTGTTTAGACAACTTGATTCTAATGGGGTTGGCAGTGCTAATGGTTACCTCACCGTCAACTATGAATTCGTCAACTGTGGTGATTAA